ATTGCCCGTTTCTTTTAAGAAACGAAATAGATAAGGAACTTCCCATGTAGAAAGGTCTATTTCTGCTCCAATACCTTCGGGAAGAATTCGGGGCAGGTTTTCAGTAATTCCTCCACCTGTTATATGAGCCATACCCCGAACATCCGCAAGTTTAATAACAATTTGCATGATTTTGGCATAACAAGTATGAGGTGCCATTAGTGTATCGTATACAGACTGGTTTGTTCCAGGGAAAGTATCTTCTAACTTTAATTTAGCAACATCGAAGCATATTTTCCTTGCAAGTGTGTATCCGTTGGTATGAAGTCCCGATGATGACAGACCCAGAATAATATCTCCTGCTTGTATGTTAGAACCATCAATAATTTTTTTACGGTCTACAATACCTACTATTGTACCTACTAAATCATATTCGTCTGGTTGATATACATCGGGCATTTCTGCAGTTTCACCTCCAATCAATGCACATCCTGCCTGACCACATCCCCATGTCAATCCTTTTACTACTTCAACAATTGTAGTAGGATTAAGTTTCCCCATAGCAATATAGTCCAGAAAAAAAAGTGGTTTAGCTCCCTGGACGAGTATATCATTGACACAGTGAGAAACAAGGTCTATTCCAACGGTATCGTGTTTGTTCGCCATAATGGCTAACTTTATTTTTGTTCCGACACCATCAATACTTGACACAAGGACAGGTTCTTCTATTCCATGAAGGTCAGGTTGAAATAATCCACCGAATAAACCGATATTAGATAATACCTGGTCATTAAAGGTTCTTTTAACCAATTCTTTTATTTCACCGACTGCTTCATTGGCTGCGTCAATATTAACGCCAGCATCTTTATAACTTAATTTTGAATGTTTATCCATCGAATTATCCTTTACAGTATAAATATGATAAATAATGAATCTCAGACGCTCTTTTGTATAATACTTCCATATTAAATATGAATTTGTTTGGGAAATTGGAGATATAATAGCATATATCAAGGTATAATGCTAATGAATTTTAATTATAAAAACTATAAGTAAAACTTATGGATACTTTTTCTTACGACGCTTTACAATGTTTCTGCGCCCTGGTAGAAACGGGTTCTTTTGGGAAAGCTGCAGAAAAAACAGGAAGAACACAACCTGCCCTGAGCCAGAGGATAAAAAGTATTGAAGAAAGATTAGGAGGAGAACTGTTCGACCGTAGAAGGAAATGTTTGACACCTTTAGGGAAAAATTTTTATGAGTTGGCAAAAGAGTTTACATTGATGCAAAAAAAATTTAGCATGCTTTTTCAGGAAGCAACTCAGGGTTTTTCTTCCGAGTTAAAAATAGGGACCAGTGATACCTTTGCCTTTCATCTCTTACCTAAGGTAATTAGAGAATTTTTACGACAATTTCCCCAAATTCAGTTATCGGTTATAACTCGTTCTTCAGATGAAATAGAAAATATGGTCTATAGAGGAGAGATTAATATCGGTGTTGTAACTCAACCTGTAGGACATAGTAATTTAAAAGAAGTAAAAATATGCGAGGACCCTATTTATCTGGTAACATCTAAAAAACATCCTTTTACGAAGAAAAAGCCAACGAACATAATTTACGAATTACATAATGAATCTATTGTTATGATAGATGCAAAGACGAGAACAGGAAGAATAATTAATAAATATTTGAAAACGATAAAAATAGAACCGAAATGTGTTATTGATGGTGGCTCGTTTCAGGTGATAATGAAGTATGTAGCGGAAGGTTTCGGTGTTTCTTTTGTCCCAAGAATGGTGGCTATGGATTGGCAAGAAAAAGTAGAAATAATAAAGATAAAGAAAGCCCCGTCTATCCCTTATGTTTGTATTTATCCTCGATTTTTATCCATGTCAAAAACAGAAAAGACTTTTCTTAATTTGTTAAAGAAACATACAAGTACAATAAGAATATAGAAATTACAGAGTATATCTATGAGTTTTATGGGGAAGGAAAGAATAATTGGAATGCTTCTACTTGGCATTTTGCTTATTCC
The Candidatus Hydrogenedens sp. genome window above contains:
- the purM gene encoding phosphoribosylformylglycinamidine cyclo-ligase → MDKHSKLSYKDAGVNIDAANEAVGEIKELVKRTFNDQVLSNIGLFGGLFQPDLHGIEEPVLVSSIDGVGTKIKLAIMANKHDTVGIDLVSHCVNDILVQGAKPLFFLDYIAMGKLNPTTIVEVVKGLTWGCGQAGCALIGGETAEMPDVYQPDEYDLVGTIVGIVDRKKIIDGSNIQAGDIILGLSSSGLHTNGYTLARKICFDVAKLKLEDTFPGTNQSVYDTLMAPHTCYAKIMQIVIKLADVRGMAHITGGGITENLPRILPEGIGAEIDLSTWEVPYLFRFLKETGN
- a CDS encoding LysR family transcriptional regulator, with translation MDTFSYDALQCFCALVETGSFGKAAEKTGRTQPALSQRIKSIEERLGGELFDRRRKCLTPLGKNFYELAKEFTLMQKKFSMLFQEATQGFSSELKIGTSDTFAFHLLPKVIREFLRQFPQIQLSVITRSSDEIENMVYRGEINIGVVTQPVGHSNLKEVKICEDPIYLVTSKKHPFTKKKPTNIIYELHNESIVMIDAKTRTGRIINKYLKTIKIEPKCVIDGGSFQVIMKYVAEGFGVSFVPRMVAMDWQEKVEIIKIKKAPSIPYVCIYPRFLSMSKTEKTFLNLLKKHTSTIRI